In Cupriavidus sp. EM10, the genomic window AGCGATCTTCTGGCATTCCTGATTGTCGCAAAGCGCAACCTTGAGCCGACGTTCCAGCACAGCGATTTCCTTGTCGGTTGCCTGCACGCGTGCCCATTGCTCTCGTAGGCTGTCGATCAGTATGGCTGGCAAGCGATTCGCGATCTTGGCAAGCGCACCAGAAATTTTTTCGGCAAATTCCCGAGATCCTTCCGGAAGGACTTCACCAAACTCATAGAGTAAGCCGCGCAATGCGTTCGTCTGCATGATCCGGAACTTCATCAGTTGAGCCCGGATGCGGTGCAGCGCCAGAATGGTCTGTTGCTGCTCGCTCTTGATCGCAACAAACCGCGCCTCGGGCTGCTGGACTGCTGTCCAGATAGCTCTGGCATCGGCAGCGTCGGTTTTATTACGCAACACAAAGGGACGAACCGATCGCACAGAGATGAGCTTCACTTCGTGGCCGAGCTTCTGCAGTTCTCGTGCCCAACGGTGGGCGCTGCCGCAAGCTTCGATGGCAATGAGTGAACGCTCCCGCTGAGCAAGGAAGTCGGTGACCTGGCTCCGCTTCAACTTGATGCGCTCGATTTCACCGGTGTTGGCATTCACCGCATGAAGTTGGAAGACATGCTTGGCAATATCCATGCCGATGACGGTAAGCTTCATTTTGGATCGTCCCGATCAGGGTCGTTTGCAATCGACACCTCCACTTTGGCATAGGGATGCCATGGCAGCGAGGACCCTTACAGTTACTCTTGCAGGTAAGCGGCGCCCCGTTGCCGGGGGGAGGCGTCCATACCATCTGATTAAATCAGTGCGCGAGTCATCGAGGCATTGGGTGAGCGCGTTGTCATGAGCGTGTCCATGATTCAGGTCCTGTGATGAAGCGACAGATCAGTTTTGCGGAAGCGGAAAGTCACGGCAAGAAGCGTGTGACGCGCCGCCAGCGCTTCCTGTCGGAGATGGAGAGCGTGGTGCCGTGGGCGCGCCTGATTGCGGCGGTCGAGCCGTACTACCCCAAGGGCAAACGTGGCCGGCCGCCGATCGGCCTTGAGCGGATGCTGCGCATTTACTTCCTCCTGCAGTGGTACGGGCTGTCGGACGAGGCACTGGAAGACGCGCTGTACGACAGCATGGCGATGCGGGCGTTTGCCGGGATCGACCTGGCAGTCGAGGCGGTGCCAGACGCGACCACGCTGCTGAAGTTTCGCCGCCTGCTCGTCGAGCATGAACTGACGCGAAAGCCGACGGCTTCGGGAAGAGTTTGCCAAGTTGCAGGTCGAGGTCAATGAAGAGAAGAGTCGCACGGTGGATTTGGACTGCGGTGAGAGCTTTGGCTTTCTGGGATTCGACTTCCGTCGATTGCGCAGCATAAAGAGACAGGTGTGGCGAGCGCACTATACGCCCAAGTTGAAGAAACGCACGGCGTTGCTGCGCAAACTCAAGGAGGTGTTCAGGCGATACCAGTCGCAGCCGGTGGATCGGGTGGTGCAACTGATAAATCCGGTGCTACGTGGCTGGGTGAACTACTTCGCGGTCGGACACTCCAGTGAGTGCTTCAGCTTCATCCAGGACTGGGTGGAAAAGAAGGTCAGGCGCCATCTGGAGCGCTCCCGGAATCGTCGGGGCTTCGGCTGGAAGACGTGGAGTAGGCGGTGGCTCTATGACGAACTGAAGCTGTTCAACGGCTATCGGGTTCGTCGTCGACCATCGACGAAAGCGGCCCCGGCATGATAGGTCCCATATACCTTGACATGAAGCAAACAGGAAAGCGTAGTGCGGGAAAACCGCATGCTGCGTTTGACGTGGCGGGAGTTGGAAACGTGACTATGGTCGCCGGATTGCGGGCCATCGCGAAAGCGGTGGAATCACCACCGGCACCTGAAGGTGCGCGCGCCAGTTCTCGACCCTACCTTAGGGGGCAGTGGCGCAGAAATGCGCCGCTGCTACCCGACGTCGGCGTGGATGCGGCCTCTGGGCTGGTGCATAGCGTGGTGGGCACAGCGGCCAAGAGTCGGACGTGTCGCAGGCCCATGCCTTGCTGCATGGCCACGAGGAGCATGCGTTTGGCGACGCGGGCTACACGGGCGTGGACAAGCGCGAGGAGATGCAAGGCAAGACCGTGAAGTGGCAGGTGGCCGTCAAGCGCGGCAAGATCAAGGCGATGTGTGACGGAGCCGTCAAGGACTTGCTGATCGCCGTCGAGCGGGTCAAGGCACAGATTCGGTCGCGGGTTGAGCATCCGTTCCACGTTATCAAGAATCTGTTTGGTCATCGCAAGGTTCGCTACAAGGGCCTGTTCAAGAACACGGCGCAGTTGTTCAGCCTGTTTGGTTTGGCGAATCTGGTGTTCGCCAGGAGGCTGTTGTTGTCCTTAGAGGGGAGCAATCCGTCCTGAGCGCGCAAAAGCGCGACCAGGAAAGGTGCGAAACGCGAGAAAGACGGCTTGAATCGGCCCATCTCTCCCGGATTGCGAAAGCTGAAGTCCTTGGCTTGTGCAACATCAAGCGCAAACCTCATTGATCAGCAATTCCTTAGTGACAACGGTGCCGCTCATTATCGTCACAGCAGCAAATTCGCCAATAAAGGACCTGCGCCAACTAGTCTCGATGGCAAAGGCTAGGCCAGGGCAGATCACCTTTGGATGCGCCGGCAATGGTTCGGGCAGCCATCTGGCCGGGGAACTCCTTAGTACCATGGCTGGCGTCAAGATGAACCACGTTCCCTATAAGGGAGACGCGCCTTCGCTCACAGACGTGCTCGGTCAGCAGATCAATGTTGCCCTTCCCACCTCGCTCGCGGGAATGCCGCAAGTCAAGAGTGGAAAGC contains:
- a CDS encoding group II intron maturase-specific domain-containing protein codes for the protein MQVEVNEEKSRTVDLDCGESFGFLGFDFRRLRSIKRQVWRAHYTPKLKKRTALLRKLKEVFRRYQSQPVDRVVQLINPVLRGWVNYFAVGHSSECFSFIQDWVEKKVRRHLERSRNRRGFGWKTWSRRWLYDELKLFNGYRVRRRPSTKAAPA
- a CDS encoding tripartite tricarboxylate transporter substrate-binding protein, which gives rise to MQHQAQTSLISNSLVTTVPLIIVTAANSPIKDLRQLVSMAKARPGQITFGCAGNGSGSHLAGELLSTMAGVKMNHVPYKGDAPSLTDVLGQQINVALPTSLAGMPQVKSGKLRALAVTSKTRLPSLPDVPTVDEALGINGYEAVSWGGFMVPSGTSQAIIAKMNSEFNKALQDPEVRDKLMAQGAQIAGGTPEAFNALLRAEVSKWKRVADSAKVRLD